In Acinonyx jubatus isolate Ajub_Pintada_27869175 chromosome A3, VMU_Ajub_asm_v1.0, whole genome shotgun sequence, a genomic segment contains:
- the LOC106965613 gene encoding cystatin-9-like: MGVQVSVVIPNWQCRWALPWAMLLLLLGSEFLEEVESEDEKPTMSYLLATVEYAIHIFNLQSNDTNAYRLVRILKPRREQFKEDSTLAFSFELQLRRTRCGKFDEDIDNCPFQASSEKNNIITCFFTIASEPWLTLFELWNKTCLDGFHK; the protein is encoded by the exons ATGGGTGTCCAAGTATCTGTAGTCATTCCAAACTGGCAGTGCcggtgggctctgccctgggccatGCTGCTGCTTCTCTTAGGTTCTGAGTTCCTGGAAGAAGTAGAGAGTGAAGATGAAAAACCTACAATGAGCTACTTACTTGCAACTGTGGAGTATGCCATACACATATTCAACCTGCAGAGCAACGATACAAATGCCTACAGGCTGGTGCGCATCTTAAAGCCCAGGAGAGAACAg TTCAAGGAGGACAGCACATTGGCATTCTCTTTTGAGCTTCAGCTTAGAAGAACAAGATGTGGGAAATTTGATGAAGACATTGACAACTGTCCCTTTCAAGCAAGTTCAGAGAAGAACAAT ATCATCACCTGCTTTTTCACCATCGCCAGTGAGCCCTGGTTAACACTGTTTGAACTCTGGAATAAGACCTGCTTGGATGGCTTCCACAAATGA